In Ptiloglossa arizonensis isolate GNS036 chromosome 6, iyPtiAriz1_principal, whole genome shotgun sequence, a single window of DNA contains:
- the LOC143148358 gene encoding uncharacterized protein LOC143148358, which yields MPSCFEEAATSRSERCTRRTTASATFAIVYRAATVRTSVVVVVVAGGGSESLCQLTRTLRPSGQRTLSAGGGGGGSTRGGSGRTPMEDPATVRITNLGPRAPSSPAQVGVTKTVPCQRRKIHSMNFRTTNPRRNVLNEAGRASSRTKPSK from the exons ATGCCCTCGTGCTTCGAGG AGGCGGCCACTTCGAGGAGCGAACGATGCACGAGGAGGACCACGGCGTCGGCAACCTTCGCGATCGTTTACCGTGCCGCTACTGTTCGTACGAGTgttgtggtggtggtggttgcaGGTGGTGGTAGCGAGTCACTTTGCCAACTCACGCGCACTCTTCGTCCGAGCGGCCAACGAACACTGAGcgcgggtggtggtggtggtggatcaACCAGAGGTGGAAGTGGAAGAACACCGATGGAGGATCCTGCGACGGTGCGGATTACCAACCTCGGACCACGTGCTCCTAGCTCACCGGCGCAGGTGGGAGTGACTAAAACTGTTCCGTGTCAGCGTCGGAAGATCCACTCGATGAATTTTCGGACCACTAATCCTCGAAGAAACGTTCTTAACGAAGCGGGTAGAGCCTCTTCGCGCACGAAGCCATCAAAGTGA